Proteins co-encoded in one Meiothermus sp. genomic window:
- a CDS encoding phosphoribosyltransferase family protein has translation METYPITIGKITRHVPVVETLPGVHIPLVEIMGDVELVQAAAEGLVKHLPPETDALLTLETSPIVLAHTMSAICGKPYVVVRRKRRPYMQDPIIQEVESLTLGVTETLWLDSRMAEKLMGQNVALVFDVVSSGGTMNALEKVAKKAGANVVARLAAFHQGNSKLPITFLSEIPILQTA, from the coding sequence ATGGAAACCTACCCCATCACAATAGGCAAAATCACCCGCCATGTACCGGTGGTCGAAACCCTGCCGGGCGTTCACATCCCCCTGGTTGAAATTATGGGCGATGTGGAGCTGGTGCAGGCCGCCGCCGAAGGGCTGGTCAAGCACCTGCCGCCCGAGACCGATGCCCTGCTGACCCTCGAGACCTCCCCCATCGTCCTGGCCCATACCATGAGCGCCATCTGCGGCAAGCCCTATGTGGTGGTGCGCCGCAAGCGCCGCCCCTATATGCAAGACCCCATCATTCAGGAGGTGGAGTCGCTGACCCTGGGCGTAACCGAGACCCTCTGGCTGGACAGCCGCATGGCCGAAAAGCTGATGGGCCAGAATGTGGCCCTGGTCTTCGACGTGGTCTCCTCGGGGGGCACCATGAACGCGCTCGAGAAGGTAGCCAAAAAGGCCGGGGCCAACGTGGTAGCCCGTCTGGCCGCTTTCCACCAGGGCAACAGCAAGCTGCCCATCACCTTCCTCTCGGAGATTCCCATCCTGCAAACGGCTTAG
- a CDS encoding phosphoribosyltransferase family protein has translation MTVKTYAVEVAGVRRELPVVQVGPDVAVALFNMLGDTEVVEQAAAALAQRMPADIETLVTPEVKAVPLAHALSRLTGKPYVVARKTEKPYMISPVSRTVISITTGKPQLLVLDGTDVPLIKGKKVAIVDDVVSTGSTLKGLSDLITDVGGQVAAVLAVFTEGSPREDVIALGHLPLFKPD, from the coding sequence ATGACCGTGAAAACCTATGCGGTGGAAGTAGCCGGGGTTCGTCGTGAGCTACCGGTGGTGCAGGTGGGCCCCGATGTGGCGGTGGCCCTGTTCAACATGCTGGGCGATACCGAGGTGGTCGAGCAGGCCGCAGCCGCGCTGGCCCAACGGATGCCTGCTGATATCGAAACCCTGGTGACGCCGGAGGTTAAGGCCGTGCCCCTGGCCCACGCCCTCTCACGCCTGACCGGGAAGCCCTACGTGGTGGCCCGCAAAACCGAGAAGCCCTACATGATTAGCCCGGTATCGCGCACGGTGATTTCCATCACCACCGGCAAGCCTCAGCTTCTGGTACTGGACGGAACCGACGTGCCACTCATCAAGGGCAAAAAGGTGGCTATCGTAGACGATGTGGTCTCGACAGGTAGCACGCTCAAGGGCCTTTCCGACCTCATCACCGATGTGGGCGGACAGGTAGCCGCTGTGCTGGCCGTGTTTACCGAGGGTTCCCCCCGCGAAGACGTGATCGCCCTGGGGCATCTGCCGCTCTTCAAACCGGATTGA
- a CDS encoding bifunctional nuclease family protein — protein sequence MVPARIEGMGVDPGNGNLIVMLRAENELLLPVVIGALETQNIMVHLSGEKPPRPLGPDLFYNTLELLGVKVLRLEIVELKEGTFYGRLILEQRGMEYEIDCRPSDGIALAIRAGAPILIAEQVLEQAGIKESQLTRQGEPPKA from the coding sequence ATGGTACCCGCACGCATCGAAGGAATGGGAGTAGATCCGGGGAACGGCAACCTGATCGTGATGCTCAGGGCCGAGAACGAGCTGCTCCTGCCGGTGGTGATTGGGGCCCTGGAAACCCAGAACATCATGGTGCACCTTTCGGGCGAGAAACCGCCTCGCCCGCTGGGCCCCGATCTGTTCTACAACACCCTCGAGTTGCTCGGGGTAAAGGTGCTGCGTCTTGAGATCGTCGAACTGAAAGAAGGTACTTTCTACGGTCGACTGATACTGGAACAGCGCGGCATGGAGTACGAGATTGACTGCCGCCCTTCCGACGGCATTGCTCTGGCCATCCGCGCCGGGGCCCCCATCCTGATTGCCGAGCAGGTGCTCGAGCAGGCCGGCATCAAAGAATCGCAGCTCACCCGCCAGGGAGAGCCGCCCAAGGCATGA
- a CDS encoding metallophosphoesterase yields MRRLLALFLGLALGLPGLAQRLAVLGDWGAETPHRPLVAGAIYEQHRQKPFEALLTVGDNFYPRGEPVRRYLDELPPVRIYPAFGNHDVPALANQLELFRVEGPYYTFRLENLEVFVVYSEHFSQAQRRWLEAALKASKAPWKIVALHRPLYSSGLHGGARSLRQSIEPLLIQYRVPLVLAGHEHSYERLEARGIVHIVSGGGGAWLRGFLSVRPQSKVRRQSPNYLTLEASAERLLITAHNEKNEIIDRVELKK; encoded by the coding sequence ATGAGGCGCCTGCTGGCTCTTTTCCTTGGGCTGGCCCTGGGCCTGCCGGGGCTGGCCCAGCGGCTGGCCGTGCTGGGCGACTGGGGGGCCGAGACCCCACACCGCCCCCTGGTTGCAGGAGCCATATACGAGCAACATCGGCAAAAGCCTTTCGAGGCCCTGCTGACAGTGGGGGACAACTTCTACCCTCGAGGCGAGCCCGTGCGCCGCTATCTGGACGAGCTGCCCCCAGTACGCATTTATCCCGCATTTGGCAACCACGATGTACCCGCCCTGGCCAATCAGCTCGAGCTGTTCAGGGTCGAAGGGCCCTACTACACTTTCCGGCTGGAAAACCTCGAGGTCTTCGTGGTCTACTCGGAGCATTTTAGCCAGGCCCAGCGCCGCTGGCTGGAAGCCGCCCTCAAAGCCTCTAAGGCCCCCTGGAAAATTGTGGCCCTGCACCGCCCCCTCTACTCCTCGGGCCTGCATGGAGGCGCCCGCAGCCTGCGGCAGTCCATTGAGCCCCTCCTCATCCAGTACCGCGTGCCGCTGGTGCTGGCCGGGCACGAGCACAGCTACGAGCGGCTCGAGGCCAGGGGCATCGTTCACATCGTTTCCGGCGGCGGTGGGGCCTGGCTGCGGGGTTTCTTGAGCGTACGCCCTCAAAGCAAAGTGCGGCGCCAAAGCCCCAATTACCTGACCCTGGAAGCCAGCGCCGAGCGGCTGCTGATTACGGCCCACAACGAGAAGAACGAGATAATTGACCGCGTGGAGCTAAAAAAATAG
- a CDS encoding HIT domain-containing protein, translated as MENPTVFGKIIRRELPADIVYEDGEFIAFKDIRPRSKVHILVCPKEYIPTLADYPDTPEGALKLGKLMLTANRIAKQMGLEGYFIRIHVGEKGGQEVFHVHVHLRSDA; from the coding sequence ATGGAGAACCCCACGGTTTTTGGTAAAATCATCCGCCGTGAGCTGCCGGCGGACATCGTGTACGAAGATGGCGAATTTATCGCCTTCAAGGACATTCGCCCGCGCTCGAAGGTGCATATTTTAGTCTGCCCCAAAGAATACATCCCCACCCTGGCCGACTACCCCGACACCCCAGAGGGCGCGCTCAAGCTGGGCAAGCTGATGCTGACGGCCAACCGCATCGCCAAGCAGATGGGCCTCGAGGGCTACTTCATCCGCATCCATGTGGGCGAGAAAGGCGGGCAGGAGGTATTTCACGTCCACGTGCACCTGCGCTCGGACGCCTAG
- a CDS encoding MiaB/RimO family radical SAM methylthiotransferase, with product MRLAVKTLGCKVNQVESDALVGLLKPLQPVVVPLEAGADLVIINTCAVTTSAEADARKEVRRARRANPVAFIVVTGCYAELAPDQLAELGADVVLPNSRKAELPGVILQRFGLPADPITTPPNEFWGAGERGLLNNYVRAFLKVQDGCNAGCAYCVIPRLRGRERHRGHRDALSEAGALLEAGVQEIVLTGVRLGSYKGHPRGIAGLVEELALMGAKVRLSSIEPEDTGDELLKVMQRFAPQVRPHLHLSLQTGSARLLALMGRRYDKNYYRALVQKAYNWIPGFALTTDVIAGLPTETEAEHRETLDFLEEVRPSRVHVFTYTPRPKTRAASLPQVPIEVRKRRNKELQALAARLAEARVRPKLGGAVEVLVESFRGGKAYGHTPDYYEVEFTGQARIGQTAWVRVEAIEGYTLQGRLEAIKEEPARYLLPVV from the coding sequence GTGCGGCTGGCGGTCAAAACCCTGGGGTGCAAGGTTAACCAGGTCGAATCGGACGCCCTGGTGGGTCTCTTAAAGCCTTTGCAGCCGGTGGTGGTGCCCCTCGAGGCAGGGGCCGATCTGGTGATCATCAACACCTGCGCCGTTACGACTTCCGCCGAGGCCGATGCCCGCAAAGAGGTGCGCCGGGCCCGCCGAGCCAACCCTGTAGCGTTCATTGTGGTGACGGGCTGTTACGCCGAGCTGGCCCCCGATCAACTGGCCGAGCTGGGGGCCGACGTGGTGCTGCCCAACAGCCGCAAAGCCGAGCTGCCCGGTGTAATCTTGCAGCGCTTTGGGCTGCCAGCCGACCCCATCACCACCCCGCCCAACGAGTTCTGGGGGGCCGGCGAGCGGGGCCTGCTGAACAACTATGTGCGGGCCTTCCTCAAGGTGCAGGACGGCTGCAATGCGGGGTGCGCCTACTGCGTCATCCCCCGCCTGCGCGGGCGCGAACGCCACCGTGGGCACCGCGATGCGCTTTCGGAAGCCGGGGCCCTGCTGGAAGCGGGTGTGCAGGAAATCGTACTGACCGGGGTGCGGCTGGGTTCCTACAAAGGCCACCCCCGCGGGATTGCCGGCCTGGTAGAGGAACTTGCTCTGATGGGGGCCAAGGTGCGCCTGTCCTCCATCGAACCCGAGGACACCGGGGACGAGCTTCTGAAGGTAATGCAGCGCTTTGCGCCCCAGGTGCGCCCCCACCTGCACCTGAGCCTGCAAACCGGTTCTGCCCGGCTGCTGGCCCTGATGGGCCGTCGCTACGATAAAAACTACTACCGCGCGCTGGTGCAGAAAGCCTACAACTGGATACCCGGCTTCGCCCTCACCACCGATGTGATTGCGGGCCTCCCCACCGAGACCGAAGCCGAGCACCGGGAAACCCTGGATTTCCTGGAGGAGGTGCGGCCCAGCCGCGTGCACGTCTTCACCTACACCCCACGCCCCAAGACCCGCGCGGCCTCGCTGCCGCAGGTGCCCATCGAAGTCCGCAAGCGCCGCAACAAAGAACTCCAGGCCCTGGCGGCCCGGCTGGCCGAGGCGCGGGTTCGGCCCAAGCTGGGCGGTGCGGTGGAGGTGCTGGTCGAAAGTTTTCGCGGGGGCAAGGCCTACGGGCATACCCCCGACTACTACGAGGTCGAGTTCACCGGACAGGCCCGCATCGGCCAGACCGCCTGGGTGCGCGTGGAGGCCATCGAGGGCTACACCCTGCAGGGTCGGCTCGAGGCCATCAAGGAAGAACCGGCCCGCTACCTGCTGCCCGTGGTATAG
- a CDS encoding threonine/serine dehydratase — MLSLQDIQDAARRIAPYIHRTPVFTSQGLDKLLGRQFFFKAEHLQKTGSFKARGALNAALQLQNPRGLIAVSSGNHAQGVAYAAQVIGVPSLVVMPEDASPTKKAATRAYGAEVYDQGVTVENREQVVRALAEEMGYALIHPFDDFRVMAGQGTQALELLQQVPDLDAVLVTVGGGGLISGIATVIKSLRPECEVIGVEPETANDAQQSLRVGVRVKLMQAPKTVADGVRTMVIGEKTFPVMQHHVDRILTVPDEVTLEAQRLMMQRLKQVVEPTAGLALGPALMNYDLPRRVAVIVCGGNWMP, encoded by the coding sequence GTGCTATCCCTGCAAGATATCCAAGACGCCGCCCGGCGCATCGCGCCCTACATCCACCGCACCCCGGTATTCACCAGCCAGGGGCTGGATAAGCTTCTGGGCCGCCAGTTTTTTTTCAAAGCCGAGCACCTGCAAAAAACCGGCAGCTTCAAGGCCAGGGGTGCCCTGAACGCAGCCCTCCAGTTACAAAACCCCAGGGGCCTGATTGCGGTCTCGTCGGGCAACCACGCCCAGGGGGTGGCCTATGCAGCCCAGGTGATTGGGGTTCCGTCCCTGGTGGTGATGCCCGAGGACGCCTCCCCCACCAAAAAAGCGGCCACCCGGGCCTACGGCGCCGAGGTCTACGACCAGGGGGTGACGGTAGAGAACCGTGAGCAGGTGGTGCGCGCACTGGCCGAGGAGATGGGTTATGCGCTCATCCATCCTTTTGACGACTTTCGGGTGATGGCGGGCCAGGGCACCCAGGCCCTGGAACTTTTGCAGCAGGTGCCCGATCTGGACGCCGTCCTGGTCACGGTGGGCGGGGGCGGGCTGATCTCGGGCATTGCAACGGTCATCAAGAGCCTGCGGCCCGAGTGTGAAGTGATTGGGGTGGAGCCCGAAACCGCCAACGATGCCCAGCAGAGCCTCCGGGTGGGGGTGCGCGTGAAGCTGATGCAGGCCCCCAAAACCGTGGCCGATGGGGTGCGCACCATGGTGATTGGCGAGAAGACCTTTCCGGTCATGCAGCACCACGTAGACCGCATCCTAACCGTGCCGGACGAGGTTACTTTGGAAGCCCAGCGCCTGATGATGCAAAGGCTCAAACAGGTGGTGGAGCCCACCGCCGGGCTGGCTTTGGGGCCGGCCCTGATGAACTACGACCTGCCCCGGCGGGTGGCGGTCATTGTGTGCGGTGGGAACTGGATGCCATAA
- a CDS encoding formate--tetrahydrofolate ligase, translating to MDTTPLCIPSDLELARQSQPKPIAEVSASLNIPPQALFHYGPYMAKVTQTPPPPRGQLILVTAMTPTPAGEGKTTVAIGLTQALGKLGKKVAVALREPSLGPVFGIKGGATGGGYAQVLPMEEINLHFTGDFHAITSAVNLLSALVDNHLHHGNALGLDVRRIEIKRALDMNDRALRQVVVGLGGPGQGVPREAGFEITVASEVMAIMSLASDLGDLQERLGRIRIGYNQAGQPVFARDLGAHGAMTVLLKQAFYPNLVQTMEHQPAFMHMGPFGNIAHGTNSVVATRMALGYADYVVTEAGFGSDLGAEKYFNLVCRQAGFAPQAVVLVATMRALRFHGGQDDYTRPNLEAVRRGLSNLAKHIENIRLFGYEPVLAFNRFPTDSLEELGLLRAFAAEQGLRVSFTEVHDKGGAGGVELAQMVLEALQNPGQLRFLYALEQPLESKIETIAQQVYGAAKVEYTQEARKALKRLEKEGWGSLPVVIAKTANSLSDNARLRGRPHNFTVTVTDLRPKCGAGFVVAYMGEIMTMPGLPKAPAALQIGLDEEGRVTGLF from the coding sequence ATGGACACCACCCCGTTGTGCATACCCAGTGACCTCGAGCTCGCCCGACAATCCCAACCCAAACCCATCGCGGAAGTGTCTGCCAGCCTGAACATTCCACCCCAGGCGCTTTTTCATTATGGCCCCTACATGGCCAAGGTAACACAAACCCCACCCCCACCCAGGGGCCAGCTGATTCTGGTTACGGCCATGACCCCCACGCCCGCCGGTGAGGGCAAAACCACCGTGGCGATTGGCCTGACCCAGGCCCTCGGCAAGCTGGGCAAAAAGGTGGCCGTGGCCCTGCGCGAGCCCTCGCTGGGGCCGGTATTTGGCATCAAAGGCGGGGCCACCGGCGGGGGCTATGCACAGGTGCTGCCGATGGAGGAGATCAACCTGCATTTCACCGGCGACTTTCACGCCATTACCAGCGCAGTCAACCTGCTCTCGGCCCTGGTTGACAATCATCTGCACCATGGCAATGCGCTGGGGCTGGACGTGCGCCGCATCGAGATTAAGCGGGCACTGGACATGAACGACCGGGCCTTGCGGCAGGTGGTTGTGGGGCTGGGAGGCCCCGGCCAGGGCGTGCCCCGCGAGGCCGGTTTCGAGATTACCGTTGCCAGCGAGGTAATGGCCATCATGAGCCTGGCCTCCGACCTGGGCGACCTGCAAGAACGCCTGGGGCGTATCCGCATCGGCTACAACCAGGCCGGCCAGCCGGTATTCGCCCGTGACCTGGGGGCCCACGGGGCCATGACGGTGCTGCTCAAACAGGCTTTTTATCCCAACCTGGTACAGACCATGGAGCACCAGCCGGCCTTCATGCACATGGGGCCTTTTGGCAACATCGCCCACGGCACCAACTCGGTGGTAGCAACCCGCATGGCCCTGGGCTATGCCGACTATGTGGTGACCGAGGCCGGGTTTGGCTCCGACCTGGGCGCGGAAAAATACTTCAACCTGGTCTGCCGCCAGGCCGGTTTTGCCCCTCAGGCCGTGGTGCTGGTAGCGACCATGCGGGCCCTGCGCTTCCACGGCGGGCAGGACGACTACACCCGGCCCAACCTCGAGGCCGTGCGGCGGGGACTGTCCAATCTGGCCAAGCACATCGAGAATATCCGGCTTTTTGGTTACGAGCCGGTGCTGGCTTTCAACCGCTTCCCCACCGATTCCCTCGAGGAGCTCGGTCTGCTGCGGGCCTTTGCCGCCGAGCAGGGCCTGCGGGTTTCCTTTACCGAGGTGCACGATAAAGGGGGCGCGGGAGGGGTGGAGCTGGCTCAGATGGTGTTGGAGGCTCTGCAAAACCCCGGCCAGTTACGGTTTCTTTATGCGCTCGAGCAGCCGCTGGAAAGCAAGATTGAAACCATTGCCCAGCAGGTTTACGGGGCCGCTAAAGTCGAATACACCCAGGAGGCCCGCAAAGCCCTCAAGCGGCTGGAAAAAGAGGGCTGGGGCAGTCTGCCGGTCGTCATCGCCAAAACTGCCAACTCCCTCTCCGACAACGCCAGGCTGCGGGGCCGCCCCCACAACTTCACCGTGACCGTAACCGACCTCCGGCCCAAGTGCGGGGCCGGCTTTGTGGTGGCCTACATGGGCGAGATCATGACCATGCCGGGGTTGCCCAAAGCGCCGGCGGCCCTCCAGATTGGGCTGGACGAAGAAGGTCGGGTCACCGGACTGTTCTAA